A single region of the Drosophila takahashii strain IR98-3 E-12201 chromosome 2R, DtakHiC1v2, whole genome shotgun sequence genome encodes:
- the LOC138912609 gene encoding gastrula zinc finger protein XlCGF28.1-like has product MSPPLYQLNKDPLDMDLHEGEVVIVSDGQVSFSICDYGVLQSAGQVENKAVNDLPENERENPVQEKHSEIGLSSSTVKIDVEEDVGPNELVYNKHAGSPKSPKQLEIHQKAEKRFQCPQCSKAFMFKSQFKYHFLSHSGEKQFKCTHCPKTFSQVGHFNNHLRSHTGEQDDLLEDKGRNEFVDNEPDDDSNNVKESPKSQTPKDLEVHEKREKRFKCSHCPKVFVFKSQLKCHLRGHTGEKPYNCTHCPKTFAFKSQLTYHFRVHSGERPFKCTHCPKTYTQNNHLKIHLQSHSREKPFCCPQCSKSFVSKFTLGKHLLLHTGEKPFKCSFCSKAYPYKAGLTYHLQDHEDMYIAST; this is encoded by the coding sequence ATGAGCCCTCCGTTATATCAGTTAAACAAGGATCCCTTGGACATGGACTTGCACGAGGGCGAAGTGGTCATAGTATCAGATGGCCAGGTGTCGTTTTCAATCTGCGATTATGGAGTTCTCCAGAGCGCTGGCCAAGTTGAGAATAAAGCAGTCAATGATTTGCCGGAAAACGAACGTGAAAACCCCGTTCAAGAAAAGCACTCCGAAATTGGACTGTCATCTTCCACAGTTAAGATCGATGTTGAAGAAGATGTTGGCCCTAACGAACTCGTGTATAATAAGCATGCTGGATCTCCTAAAAGTCCAAAACAATTGGAAATCCaccaaaaagcagaaaaacggTTCCAGTGCCCCCAATGTTCCAAGGCTTTTATGTTTAAATCTCAATTCAAATACCACTTTCTAAGTCACTCAGGAGAAAAACAGTTCAAGTGTACCCATTGTCCAAAAACTTTTAGCCAGGTTGGACATTTCAATAACCACTTGCGATCGCACACAGGAGAACAAGATGATTTGCTCGAAGATAAGGGCCGTAACGAATTCGTAGATAATGAGCCTGATGATGATTCAAATAATGTTAAAGAATCTCCGAAATCCCAAACTCCAAAAGATTTGGAAGTCcacgaaaaaagagaaaaacggTTCAAGTGCTCCCATTGTCCAaaggtttttgttttcaaatcgCAACTTAAATGCCACTTACGAGGTCACACTGGAGAAAAACCGTATAACTGTACCCATTGTCCAAAAACTTTTGCTTTCAAATCGCAACTTACGTACCACTTTCGAGTACACTCAGGAGAAAGACCGTTCAAGTGTACCCATTGTCCAAAAACTTATACCCAGAATAACCATCTAAAAATCCACTTGCAATCGCACTCGAGAGAAAAACCGTTCTGCTGTCCGCAGTGCTCAAAGTCCTTTGTCTCAAAATTTACTCTTGGTAAACATTTGCTACTCCACACAGGAGAAAAGCCGTTTAAATGCTCCTTTTGTTCGAAGGCGTATCCGTACAAAGCTGGTCTTACGTATCACTTGCAAGACCATGAAGATATGTACATAGCATCGACTTAA